The following coding sequences lie in one Oncorhynchus gorbuscha isolate QuinsamMale2020 ecotype Even-year linkage group LG10, OgorEven_v1.0, whole genome shotgun sequence genomic window:
- the LOC124046936 gene encoding uncharacterized protein LOC124046936 yields MAPAVMNTTFIENVTANTRVSETTTVSESVTLTTPMILSTTSPGCSALNTSTCETCVPGSYSDNDKVKASLAQCKMKVGSFSLWLDNSDVSPAARVFTPILPAALCVSPAPQAPTATTQAPTPAEAVLQVSIHHNKMPHRAVHVNRNVLQLPSCALCQICPAGTESLQPAAKECTPCRPGMHKAPRQSMCQICSSGFFQIRWGQETCNLCPENHYCPSPDVNPILCPGDAFCPEGSTAPGYCMETFFRKAGEECELAPVTIALLVIGGGALLFVILLVLRRRRDTDGELSLVRQPLLRKERPQGRYYGIPCDAEPVYAGW; encoded by the exons ATGGCTCCTGCTGTGATGAACACCACATTCATTGAGAATGTGACGGCAAACACCAGAGTCAGTGAGACCACCACAGTCAGTGAGAGTGTGACCTTGACCACACCCATGATCCTCAGCACCACATCTCCAGGCTGCTCTGCCCTCAACACCTCCACCTGTGAGACCTGTGTCCCAGGGTCCTATTCTGACAATG ACAAAGTGAAAGCTTCTTTGGCTCAATGTAAAATGAAGGTG GGTTCTTTCAGCCTCTGGCTGGACAACAGCGATGTCAGCCCTGCAGCCAGGGTTTTTACACCAA TTTTACCGGCAGCCTTATGTGTCAGTCCTGCTCCCCAGGCTCCTACAGCAACAACACAGGCTCCGACTCCTGCCGAAGCTGTTCTCCAG GTTTCTATACATCACAACAAAATGCCACATCGTGCAGTCCATGTCAACAGGAACGTTCTGCAA CTCCCCAGTTGTGCTCTGTGTCAGATCTGTCCTGCTGGTACAGAGTCTCTGCAGCCAGCTGCCAAGGAGTGCACACCTTGTCGTCCAG GTATGCACAAGGCTCCCCGTCAGAGTATGTGTCAAATCTGCAGCAGCGGCTTCTTCCAGATCCGCTGGGGCCAGGAGACCTGTAACCTCTGCCCTGAAAACCACTACTGCCCA AGTCCAGATGTGAACCCCATCCTGTGCCCCGGTGATGCCTTCTGTCCTGAAGGCAGCACTGCTCCAGGTTACTGCATGGAGACCTTCTTTCGCAAGGCAGGGGAGGAGTGTGAGCTGGCCCCCGTCACCATTGCTCTACTTGTcattggaggaggag CCCTACTCTTCGTCATCCTGCTGGTGTTGCGTCGAAGGCGAGACACAGACGGAGAGCTTTCCCTCGTACGACAACCTCTGTTACGCAAAGAGCGGCCGCAAGGTCGATACTACGGGATCCCATGTGATGCCGAGCCAGTATACGCTGGTTGGTGA